In Arvicola amphibius chromosome 13, mArvAmp1.2, whole genome shotgun sequence, a genomic segment contains:
- the Arhgef40 gene encoding rho guanine nucleotide exchange factor 40 isoform X1, producing the protein MEPEPVEDCVQNTLAALYPPFEATAPTLLGQVFQVVERTYQEDALRYTLDFLVPAKHLLAKVQQEACAQYSGFLFFHEGWPLCLHEQIVVQLAALPWQLLRPGDFYLQVVPSAAQAPRLALKCLAPGGGRVQELPVPNEACAYLFTPEWLQGVNKDRPTGRLSTCLLSAPSGIQRLPWAELICPRFVHKEGLMVGHQPITPPLEPPSGPPGLPSSPLPEEVLGTRSPGDGHNAPAEGPEGEYVELLEVTLPHTRGSPVDAEASGLSRTRTVPTRKSTGGKGRHRRHRAWMHQKGLGARDQDGARPPGEGSSTGTSSDSPPGAEADPDATSLEASEPPAEALGEASESCLLAGEAGGPPGTPRRTGKGNRRKKRAAGRAAMKGDGNPLSARDKKETRQQEALVGLASPSEQEPAKCSLLKEKEDSGKPESEPKEELKPADGKEPAPPEDGGPPEEGIRESEQEESIPVCTAGSTGPGFILSDPPKQPLETLQDVKDSIPEETPPVSILDDPPVAWDLIASGFFVLTGGVDQTGRALLTITPPCLPEEPSPSQETLSSALRYLHSLLRPDLQLLGLTTLLDLRKAPPLPPALIPALSQLQDSGSPPLIQRLVILTHDDPPPELCGFQGAEPLSEKDLKRVAKPEELPWDLGGHRDLSPNHWVEIHQEVARLCSLCQGVLASVRQAIEELEGAAEAKEEEAVETPEPLRKVLADPRLAALQRTGGAVLMRMRSTHSSKLEGPGPAVLYQEVDEAIHQLVRLSNLRVQKQEQRQRLHQLQQVLQWLSGPGEEQLASFAMPGNSLSVLQETELRFRAFSTEVQERLAQAREALALEEDIASQKVLDVFEQRLEQVESGLHRALRLQRFFQQAHEWVDEGSARLAGAGPGRDAVLAALALRRAPEPSAGTFQEMRALALDLGSPAVLREWGRCRARCQELERRIQQQLGEEASPRGHRRRRADSASSIGAQHGAHSPSPSLSSLLLPSSPGPRAAPSHCSLTPCGEDHEEEGLELAPEVDGRPPRAVLIRGLEVTSTEVVDRTCSPREHVLLGRAGGPDGPWGVGTPRMERKRSISAQQRLVSELIACEQEYITALNEPVPPPGPELTPELRCTWAAALSARERLRSFHGSHFLQELQGCSTHPLRIGACFLRHGDQFNLYAQFVKHRHKLESGLAALTPSAKGSMESSPCLPRALQQPLEQLARYGQLLEELLREAGPELSSERQALRTAVQLLQEQEARGRDLLAVEAVRGCELDLKEQGQLLHRDPFTVFCGRKKCLRHVFLFEDLLLFSKFKGSEGGSETFTYKQAFKTADMGLTENIGESGLCFELWFRRRRTREAYTLQAASPETKLKWTSSIAQLLWRQAAHNKELRVQQMVSMGIGNKPFLDIKALGERTLSALLTGRAARTRASVAVSSFEHAGSSLPGLSPGACSLPARVEEEAWDLDVKQISLASETLDSSGDGSPGPRTGPSLQPPHPGSSTPSLASGGILGLSWQAWLRSIKVRGKKKALRSRERHTQ; encoded by the exons ATG GAGCCTGAGCCAGTAGAGGATTGTGTGCAAAACACACTGGCTGCCTTGTACCCACCCTTTGAAGCCACAGCCCCGACCCTGCTGGGCCAAGTGTTCCAGGTGGTGGAGAGGACTTACCAGGAGGATGCGCTGAGGTACACGCTGGACTTCCTGGTACCTGCTAAACACCTGCTTGCCAAGGTCCAGCAGGAAGCCTGT gcTCAGTATAGTGGATTCCTCTTCTTCCACGagggctggccactctgcttgcATGAGCAGATAGTGGTGCAGCTAGCAGCGCTTCCCTGGCAGCTGCTGCGCCCTGGCGACTTCTACCTGCAGGTAGTGCCCTCAGCAGCCCAAGCTCCCCGTTTGGCACTGAAATGTCTGGCCCCAGGAGGTGGACGGGTCCAGGAGCTGCCAGTGCCCAATGAAGCCTGTGCCTACCTCTTCACCCCCGAGTGGCTGCAAGGCGTTAACAAGGACCGACCAACGGGGCGCCTCAGCACCTGCCTCCTGTCTGCACCCTCTGGAATTCAAAGGCTGCCCTGGGCTGAACTCATCTGCCCAAGATTTGTGCACAAAGAGGGCCTCATGGTCGGACATCAGCCTATTACACCGCCTCTGGAACCGCCCTCTGGACCTCCGGGGCTTCCTAGCTCTCCACTCCCTGAGGAGGTGCTGGGTACCCGGAGTCCCGGGGATGGACACAATGCTCCTGCCGAAGGTCCAGAGGGAGAATATGTAGAACTGTTGGAAGTAACACTGCCTCATACGAGGGGAAGCCCCGTAGATGCTGAGGCCTCAGGCCTCTCCAGAACCCGCACAGTGCCCACCCGTAAGAGTACTGGAGGGAAGGGCCGGCACCGGAGACACAGGGCATGGATGCACCAGAAAGGCTTAGGGGCTCGGGACCAGGATGGAGCACGCCCACCTGGTGAGGGGAGCAGCACTGGGACCTCTTCTGACTCACccccaggagctgaggcagacCCAGATGCAACATCCCTGGAGGCATCTGAGCCCCCAGCAGAGGCTCTGGGGGAGGCCTCTGAATCCTGCCTCCTAGCAGGGGAGGCTGGGGGACCACCTGGTACCCCTCGAAGAACAggcaaaggaaacagaagaaagaagcgGGCTGCAGGCAGAGCTGCCATGAAAGGGGACGGTAACCCACTCAGCGCCAGGGACAAGAAAGAGACTAGGCAGCAGGAAGCCCTTGTTGGCCTGGCCTCACCCAGTGAACAGGAACCTGCCAAATGCAGCCTGCTTAAGGAgaaagaggattctgggaagccAGAGTCTGAACCAAAAGAGGAACTCAAGCCAGCAGATGGAAAAGAGCCTGCACCCCCAGAAGACGGTGGGCCtccagaagaggggatcagagAGAGTGAACAAGAGGAGTCGATCCCTGTGTGTACGGCAG GATCCACAGGTCCAGGGTTCATCCTATCTGACCCCCCAAAACAGCCTCTGGAGACTTTGCAGGATGTAAAAGACAGCATCCCAGAAGAAACACCCCCAGTTTCCATCTTGGATGACCCACCTGTAGCTTGGGACTTGATTGCATCTGGATTCTTCGTTCTGACTG GAGGGGTCGATCAGACTGGGAGAGCTTTGCTGACGATCACGCCTCCGTGCCTGCCTGAGGAGCCCTCACCATCCCAAGAGACATTGAGCAGCGCCCTTCGTTACCTGCACTCGTTGCTGAG GCCTGATCTCCAGTTACTGGGGCTAACCACCCTGCTTGACCTTCGCAAGGCGCCCCCACTGCCTCCAGCACTTATTCCTGCCTTGAGTCAGCTTCAG GACTCAGGCAGCCCTCCGCTCATTCAGCGGCTGGTGATTCTCACTCATGACGACCCTCCACCTGAACTCTGTGGATTTCAG GGAGCTGAGCCATTGTCCGAAAAGGACCTGAAAAGAGTGGCCAAGCCAGAGGAGCTCCCATGGGACTTGGGAGGTCACAGGGACCTCTCCCCCAACCACTGGGTGGAAATACATCAG GAGGTGGCAAGGCTATGCAGCTTGTGCCAGGGTGTGTTGGCCTCTGTGCGGCAGGCCATCGAAGAGCTAGAGGGAGCAGCGGAAGCAAAGGAAGAG GAGGCGGTGGAAACGCCTGAGCCCCTGAGAAAGGTGCTGGCAGATCCTCGGCTGGCGGCACTACAACGGACTGGAGGAGCCGTCCTGATGCGGATGCGCTCCACCCACAGCAGCAA GCTAGAGGGTCCAGGCCCAGCTGTGTTATACCAGGAGGTAGATGAGGCCATCCACCAACTTGTGCGTCTCTCCAACCTACGCGTGCAGAAGCAGGAACAACGCCAGCGCTTGCACCAACTCCAGCAG gTGTTGCAGTGGCTTTCCGGCCCAGGGGAAGAGCAGCTGGCCAGCTTTGCCATGCCAGGTAACTCGCTCTCAGTCTTGCAAGAGACAGAACTGCGGTTTCGGGCTTTCAGCACTGAGGTGCAG GAGCGCCTCGCCCAGGCCCGGGAAGCTTTGGCTCTGGAGGAAGACATCGCCTCCCAGAAAGTTCTGGATGTCTTCGAACAACGGCTGGAGCAGGTTGAGAGTGGCCTCCATCGGGCGCTGCGACTGCAGCGCTTCTTCCAACAG GCACACGAATGGGTAGATGAGGGTTCTGCTCGGCTGGCGGGAGCTGGACCTGGGCGTGACGCTGTGCTGGCAGCCCTAGCCCTGCGGCGGGCCCCGGAGCCCAGTGCGGGCACCTTCCAGGAGATGCGAGCCCTGGCCCTGGACCTGGGCAGCCCAGCAGTCCTTCGAGAATGGGGCCGATGCCGGGCACGCTGCCAAGAGCTGGAAAGAAGGATTCAGCAGCAGCTGGGAGAAGAGGCCAGCCCTCGAGGCCACAGACGACGACGGGCAGACAGCGCCAGCAGCATAGGGGCCCAGCATGGAGCCCACAGCCCTTCACCCAGCCTTAGctccctgcttcttcccagcAGCCCTGGACCACGGGCAGCCCCGTCACATTGCTCTCTGACCCCGTGTGGGGAGGACCATGAGGAGGAAGGCCTTGAGCTAGCTCCCGAAGTAGACGGAAGACCCCCGAGGGCTGTGCTGATCCGAGGCCTGGAAGTTACCAGTACTGAAGTGGTGGACAGGACGTGTTCACCCCGAGAACACGTGCTGTTGGGTCGGGCTGGAGGACCAGATGGGCCCTGGGGAGTAGGCACCCCTCGAATGGAGCGCAAACGCAGCATCAG TGCCCAGCAGCGTCTAGTGTCGGAACTGATCGCCTGTGAGCAAGAGTACATCACCGCTCTAAACGAGCCGGTGCCACCGCCTGGGCCCGAGCTGACTCCCGAGCTTCGCTGCACCTGGGCGGCGGCCCTGAGTGCCCGAGAGAGACTTCGCAGCTTCCACGGGTCGCACTTCCTACAGGAGCTTCAGGGCTGCAGCACCCATCCCCTGCGCATTGGGGCCTGCTTCCTTCGCCAC GGGGACCAGTTCAACCTCTATGCACAGTTCGTGAAGCACAGACATAAACTGGAGAGCGGTCTGGCTGCACTCACCCCCTCGGCCAAG GGTTCTATGGAGAGCAGTCCTTGCTTGCCCCGGGCCCTGCAACAGCCCCTGGAGCAGCTGGCTCGGTACGGACAGCTCCTGGAGGAGCTCCTGAGGGAAGCTGGGCCGGAGCTAAGCTCAGAGCGCCAGGCCCTCAGGACTGCTGTACAGTTGCTCCAGGAACAAGAGGCCCGAGGCAGAGATCTGCTCGCGGTGGAAGCTGTTCGGGGCTGTGAG ctAGATCTGAAGGAACAGGGGCAGCTCCTGCATCGGGACCCGTTCACCGTCTTCTGTGGCCGGAAAAAGTGCCTCCGCCACGTCTTTCTCTTCGAGGACCTGCTCTTGTTCAGCAAGTTCAAGGGCTCTGAGGGGGGATCTGAGACCTTCACCTATAAGCAGGCGTTCAAG ACTGCTGACATGGGGCTGACGGAAAACATCGGGGAGAGTGGGCTCTGTTTTGAGCTATGGTTTCGGCGACGGCGCACACGAGAAGCGTACACTTTGCAGGCTGCCTCTCCAGAGACCAAACTCAAGTGGACAAGTTCTATTGCCCAGCTGCTGTGGAGACAGGCAGCCCACAACAAAG AGCTCCGCGTACAGCAGATGGTTTCCATGGGCATTGGGAATAAACCTTTCCTGGACATTAAAGCCCTCGGAGAACGGACACTGAGTGCCCTGCTCACCGGAAGAG CCGCCCGCACCCGGGCCTCCGTAGCGGTATCATCCTTTGAGCATGCTGGCTCGTCCCTTCCCGGCCTCTCGCCGGGagcctgctccctgcctgcccgCGTCGAGGAGGAGGCCTGGGATCTGGACGTCAAGCAGATTTCCCTGG CCTCAGAAACACTTGACTCTTCTGGAGATGGGTCCCCAGGACCAAGAACCGGCCCCAGCCTGCAGCCCCCGCACCCTGGGAGCAGCACTCCCTCTCTGGCCAGTGGAGGGATCTTAGGGCTCTCCTGGCAG gCCTGGCTGAGAAGCATCAAggtcagaggtaaaaaaaaagccttaagAAGCAGGGAGAGACATACGCAATAG
- the Arhgef40 gene encoding rho guanine nucleotide exchange factor 40 isoform X2: MEPEPVEDCVQNTLAALYPPFEATAPTLLGQVFQVVERTYQEDALRYTLDFLVPAKHLLAKVQQEACAQYSGFLFFHEGWPLCLHEQIVVQLAALPWQLLRPGDFYLQVVPSAAQAPRLALKCLAPGGGRVQELPVPNEACAYLFTPEWLQGVNKDRPTGRLSTCLLSAPSGIQRLPWAELICPRFVHKEGLMVGHQPITPPLEPPSGPPGLPSSPLPEEVLGTRSPGDGHNAPAEGPEGEYVELLEVTLPHTRGSPVDAEASGLSRTRTVPTRKSTGGKGRHRRHRAWMHQKGLGARDQDGARPPGEGSSTGTSSDSPPGAEADPDATSLEASEPPAEALGEASESCLLAGEAGGPPGTPRRTGKGNRRKKRAAGRAAMKGDGNPLSARDKKETRQQEALVGLASPSEQEPAKCSLLKEKEDSGKPESEPKEELKPADGKEPAPPEDGGPPEEGIRESEQEESIPVCTAGSTGPGFILSDPPKQPLETLQDVKDSIPEETPPVSILDDPPVAWDLIASGFFVLTGGVDQTGRALLTITPPCLPEEPSPSQETLSSALRYLHSLLRPDLQLLGLTTLLDLRKAPPLPPALIPALSQLQDSGSPPLIQRLVILTHDDPPPELCGFQGAEPLSEKDLKRVAKPEELPWDLGGHRDLSPNHWVEIHQEVARLCSLCQGVLASVRQAIEELEGAAEAKEEEAVETPEPLRKVLADPRLAALQRTGGAVLMRMRSTHSSKLEGPGPAVLYQEVDEAIHQLVRLSNLRVQKQEQRQRLHQLQQVLQWLSGPGEEQLASFAMPGNSLSVLQETELRFRAFSTEVQERLAQAREALALEEDIASQKVLDVFEQRLEQVESGLHRALRLQRFFQQAHEWVDEGSARLAGAGPGRDAVLAALALRRAPEPSAGTFQEMRALALDLGSPAVLREWGRCRARCQELERRIQQQLGEEASPRGHRRRRADSASSIGAQHGAHSPSPSLSSLLLPSSPGPRAAPSHCSLTPCGEDHEEEGLELAPEVDGRPPRAVLIRGLEVTSTEVVDRTCSPREHVLLGRAGGPDGPWGVGTPRMERKRSISAQQRLVSELIACEQEYITALNEPVPPPGPELTPELRCTWAAALSARERLRSFHGSHFLQELQGCSTHPLRIGACFLRHGDQFNLYAQFVKHRHKLESGLAALTPSAKGSMESSPCLPRALQQPLEQLARYGQLLEELLREAGPELSSERQALRTAVQLLQEQEARGRDLLAVEAVRGCELDLKEQGQLLHRDPFTVFCGRKKCLRHVFLFEDLLLFSKFKGSEGGSETFTYKQAFKTADMGLTENIGESGLCFELWFRRRRTREAYTLQAASPETKLKWTSSIAQLLWRQAAHNKELRVQQMVSMGIGNKPFLDIKALGERTLSALLTGRAARTRASVAVSSFEHAGSSLPGLSPGACSLPARVEEEAWDLDVKQISLASETLDSSGDGSPGPRTGPSLQPPHPGSSTPSLASGGILGLSWQSHSRALSDPTTPL; this comes from the exons ATG GAGCCTGAGCCAGTAGAGGATTGTGTGCAAAACACACTGGCTGCCTTGTACCCACCCTTTGAAGCCACAGCCCCGACCCTGCTGGGCCAAGTGTTCCAGGTGGTGGAGAGGACTTACCAGGAGGATGCGCTGAGGTACACGCTGGACTTCCTGGTACCTGCTAAACACCTGCTTGCCAAGGTCCAGCAGGAAGCCTGT gcTCAGTATAGTGGATTCCTCTTCTTCCACGagggctggccactctgcttgcATGAGCAGATAGTGGTGCAGCTAGCAGCGCTTCCCTGGCAGCTGCTGCGCCCTGGCGACTTCTACCTGCAGGTAGTGCCCTCAGCAGCCCAAGCTCCCCGTTTGGCACTGAAATGTCTGGCCCCAGGAGGTGGACGGGTCCAGGAGCTGCCAGTGCCCAATGAAGCCTGTGCCTACCTCTTCACCCCCGAGTGGCTGCAAGGCGTTAACAAGGACCGACCAACGGGGCGCCTCAGCACCTGCCTCCTGTCTGCACCCTCTGGAATTCAAAGGCTGCCCTGGGCTGAACTCATCTGCCCAAGATTTGTGCACAAAGAGGGCCTCATGGTCGGACATCAGCCTATTACACCGCCTCTGGAACCGCCCTCTGGACCTCCGGGGCTTCCTAGCTCTCCACTCCCTGAGGAGGTGCTGGGTACCCGGAGTCCCGGGGATGGACACAATGCTCCTGCCGAAGGTCCAGAGGGAGAATATGTAGAACTGTTGGAAGTAACACTGCCTCATACGAGGGGAAGCCCCGTAGATGCTGAGGCCTCAGGCCTCTCCAGAACCCGCACAGTGCCCACCCGTAAGAGTACTGGAGGGAAGGGCCGGCACCGGAGACACAGGGCATGGATGCACCAGAAAGGCTTAGGGGCTCGGGACCAGGATGGAGCACGCCCACCTGGTGAGGGGAGCAGCACTGGGACCTCTTCTGACTCACccccaggagctgaggcagacCCAGATGCAACATCCCTGGAGGCATCTGAGCCCCCAGCAGAGGCTCTGGGGGAGGCCTCTGAATCCTGCCTCCTAGCAGGGGAGGCTGGGGGACCACCTGGTACCCCTCGAAGAACAggcaaaggaaacagaagaaagaagcgGGCTGCAGGCAGAGCTGCCATGAAAGGGGACGGTAACCCACTCAGCGCCAGGGACAAGAAAGAGACTAGGCAGCAGGAAGCCCTTGTTGGCCTGGCCTCACCCAGTGAACAGGAACCTGCCAAATGCAGCCTGCTTAAGGAgaaagaggattctgggaagccAGAGTCTGAACCAAAAGAGGAACTCAAGCCAGCAGATGGAAAAGAGCCTGCACCCCCAGAAGACGGTGGGCCtccagaagaggggatcagagAGAGTGAACAAGAGGAGTCGATCCCTGTGTGTACGGCAG GATCCACAGGTCCAGGGTTCATCCTATCTGACCCCCCAAAACAGCCTCTGGAGACTTTGCAGGATGTAAAAGACAGCATCCCAGAAGAAACACCCCCAGTTTCCATCTTGGATGACCCACCTGTAGCTTGGGACTTGATTGCATCTGGATTCTTCGTTCTGACTG GAGGGGTCGATCAGACTGGGAGAGCTTTGCTGACGATCACGCCTCCGTGCCTGCCTGAGGAGCCCTCACCATCCCAAGAGACATTGAGCAGCGCCCTTCGTTACCTGCACTCGTTGCTGAG GCCTGATCTCCAGTTACTGGGGCTAACCACCCTGCTTGACCTTCGCAAGGCGCCCCCACTGCCTCCAGCACTTATTCCTGCCTTGAGTCAGCTTCAG GACTCAGGCAGCCCTCCGCTCATTCAGCGGCTGGTGATTCTCACTCATGACGACCCTCCACCTGAACTCTGTGGATTTCAG GGAGCTGAGCCATTGTCCGAAAAGGACCTGAAAAGAGTGGCCAAGCCAGAGGAGCTCCCATGGGACTTGGGAGGTCACAGGGACCTCTCCCCCAACCACTGGGTGGAAATACATCAG GAGGTGGCAAGGCTATGCAGCTTGTGCCAGGGTGTGTTGGCCTCTGTGCGGCAGGCCATCGAAGAGCTAGAGGGAGCAGCGGAAGCAAAGGAAGAG GAGGCGGTGGAAACGCCTGAGCCCCTGAGAAAGGTGCTGGCAGATCCTCGGCTGGCGGCACTACAACGGACTGGAGGAGCCGTCCTGATGCGGATGCGCTCCACCCACAGCAGCAA GCTAGAGGGTCCAGGCCCAGCTGTGTTATACCAGGAGGTAGATGAGGCCATCCACCAACTTGTGCGTCTCTCCAACCTACGCGTGCAGAAGCAGGAACAACGCCAGCGCTTGCACCAACTCCAGCAG gTGTTGCAGTGGCTTTCCGGCCCAGGGGAAGAGCAGCTGGCCAGCTTTGCCATGCCAGGTAACTCGCTCTCAGTCTTGCAAGAGACAGAACTGCGGTTTCGGGCTTTCAGCACTGAGGTGCAG GAGCGCCTCGCCCAGGCCCGGGAAGCTTTGGCTCTGGAGGAAGACATCGCCTCCCAGAAAGTTCTGGATGTCTTCGAACAACGGCTGGAGCAGGTTGAGAGTGGCCTCCATCGGGCGCTGCGACTGCAGCGCTTCTTCCAACAG GCACACGAATGGGTAGATGAGGGTTCTGCTCGGCTGGCGGGAGCTGGACCTGGGCGTGACGCTGTGCTGGCAGCCCTAGCCCTGCGGCGGGCCCCGGAGCCCAGTGCGGGCACCTTCCAGGAGATGCGAGCCCTGGCCCTGGACCTGGGCAGCCCAGCAGTCCTTCGAGAATGGGGCCGATGCCGGGCACGCTGCCAAGAGCTGGAAAGAAGGATTCAGCAGCAGCTGGGAGAAGAGGCCAGCCCTCGAGGCCACAGACGACGACGGGCAGACAGCGCCAGCAGCATAGGGGCCCAGCATGGAGCCCACAGCCCTTCACCCAGCCTTAGctccctgcttcttcccagcAGCCCTGGACCACGGGCAGCCCCGTCACATTGCTCTCTGACCCCGTGTGGGGAGGACCATGAGGAGGAAGGCCTTGAGCTAGCTCCCGAAGTAGACGGAAGACCCCCGAGGGCTGTGCTGATCCGAGGCCTGGAAGTTACCAGTACTGAAGTGGTGGACAGGACGTGTTCACCCCGAGAACACGTGCTGTTGGGTCGGGCTGGAGGACCAGATGGGCCCTGGGGAGTAGGCACCCCTCGAATGGAGCGCAAACGCAGCATCAG TGCCCAGCAGCGTCTAGTGTCGGAACTGATCGCCTGTGAGCAAGAGTACATCACCGCTCTAAACGAGCCGGTGCCACCGCCTGGGCCCGAGCTGACTCCCGAGCTTCGCTGCACCTGGGCGGCGGCCCTGAGTGCCCGAGAGAGACTTCGCAGCTTCCACGGGTCGCACTTCCTACAGGAGCTTCAGGGCTGCAGCACCCATCCCCTGCGCATTGGGGCCTGCTTCCTTCGCCAC GGGGACCAGTTCAACCTCTATGCACAGTTCGTGAAGCACAGACATAAACTGGAGAGCGGTCTGGCTGCACTCACCCCCTCGGCCAAG GGTTCTATGGAGAGCAGTCCTTGCTTGCCCCGGGCCCTGCAACAGCCCCTGGAGCAGCTGGCTCGGTACGGACAGCTCCTGGAGGAGCTCCTGAGGGAAGCTGGGCCGGAGCTAAGCTCAGAGCGCCAGGCCCTCAGGACTGCTGTACAGTTGCTCCAGGAACAAGAGGCCCGAGGCAGAGATCTGCTCGCGGTGGAAGCTGTTCGGGGCTGTGAG ctAGATCTGAAGGAACAGGGGCAGCTCCTGCATCGGGACCCGTTCACCGTCTTCTGTGGCCGGAAAAAGTGCCTCCGCCACGTCTTTCTCTTCGAGGACCTGCTCTTGTTCAGCAAGTTCAAGGGCTCTGAGGGGGGATCTGAGACCTTCACCTATAAGCAGGCGTTCAAG ACTGCTGACATGGGGCTGACGGAAAACATCGGGGAGAGTGGGCTCTGTTTTGAGCTATGGTTTCGGCGACGGCGCACACGAGAAGCGTACACTTTGCAGGCTGCCTCTCCAGAGACCAAACTCAAGTGGACAAGTTCTATTGCCCAGCTGCTGTGGAGACAGGCAGCCCACAACAAAG AGCTCCGCGTACAGCAGATGGTTTCCATGGGCATTGGGAATAAACCTTTCCTGGACATTAAAGCCCTCGGAGAACGGACACTGAGTGCCCTGCTCACCGGAAGAG CCGCCCGCACCCGGGCCTCCGTAGCGGTATCATCCTTTGAGCATGCTGGCTCGTCCCTTCCCGGCCTCTCGCCGGGagcctgctccctgcctgcccgCGTCGAGGAGGAGGCCTGGGATCTGGACGTCAAGCAGATTTCCCTGG CCTCAGAAACACTTGACTCTTCTGGAGATGGGTCCCCAGGACCAAGAACCGGCCCCAGCCTGCAGCCCCCGCACCCTGGGAGCAGCACTCCCTCTCTGGCCAGTGGAGGGATCTTAGGGCTCTCCTGGCAG AGTCATTCGCGAGCCCTGAGTGACCCCACCACGCCTCTGTGA